The proteins below are encoded in one region of Carassius auratus strain Wakin linkage group LG44F, ASM336829v1, whole genome shotgun sequence:
- the LOC113068391 gene encoding solute carrier family 2, facilitated glucose transporter member 1-like isoform X2 has translation MESNKKQLTLQLLMAAGTAVIGSLQFGYNTGVINAPQKIIETFYNETWHKRYSEYMLSSTLTTLWSVSVAIFSVGGIFGSFSVGLFVNRFGRRNSMLIVNVLAFIAAALMGFSKLAESWELLIIGRFIVGLYSGLSTGFVPMYVGEIAPTSLRGALGTLHQLGIVIGILIAQIFGMKEIMGNPTMWPFLLGFTFIPALFQCALLPFCPESPRYLLINQNEEEKAKTVLKKLRGTDDVAADMQEMRDESMQMMREKKVTIPELFRSSLYRPPIFIAIMLQLSQQLSGINAVFYFSTGIFEKAGVSEPVYATIGAGVVNTAFTVVSLFIVERAGRRSLHLIGLMGMAVSSVLMTIAMALLDQVQWMSYVSIVAIFSFVAFFEIGPGPIPWFIVAELFSQGPRPSAIAVAGFSNWFANFLVGMCFQYVEELTGPYVFIIFTIFLLIFFVFTYFKVPETKGRTFEEISASFRSGAEKYSQDDLNTLGADSQF, from the exons ATGGAGTCTAATAAAAAG CAGTTGACTCTACAGCTGCTGATGGCTGCTGGGACTGCTGTGATCGGCTCCCTGCAGTTTGGCTACAACACAGGAGTCATCAATGCCCCTCAGAAG ATCATCGAGACTTTCTACAATGAGACGTGGCATAAGAGGTATTCAGAGTACATGCTGTCGAGCACACTAACTACACTCTGGTCTGTATCGGTGGCCATCTTCTCAGTAGGTGGCATTTTCGGCTCCTTCTCAGTTGGGCTGTTTGTAAACCGCTTTGGCAG GAGGAACTCAATGCTCATTGTTAATGTTCTGGCCTTCATAGCTGCTGCATTAATGGGCTTTTCCAAGCTGGCTGAATCCTGGGAGTTGCTTATTATTGGACGCTTCATAGTGGGCCTTTACTCTGGCCTGTCCACAGGCTTTGTACCAATGTATGTTGGAGAAATTGCCCCAACTTCATTACGTGGGGCACTGGGCACACTTCATCAGCTTGGCATTGTCATTGGCATCCTCATAGCACAG ATTTTTGGTATGAAAGAAATCATGGGAAACCCAACAATGTGGCCCTTCCTACTTGGCTTTACTTTCATCCCAGCCTTATTCCAGTGTGCCCTGCTCCCCTTCTGCCCTGAGAGCCCACGCTACCTCCTCATCAACCAGAACGAAGAGGAAAAAGCCAAGACTG TGCTGAAGAAGCTCCGTGGCACTGATGACGTGGCTGCAGACATGCAGGAGATGAGGGATGAGAGCATGCAGATGATGAGGGAGAAGAAGGTCACCATCCCTGAGCTGTTTCGCTCATCACTCTATCGCCCGCCCATCTTCATTGCCATCATGCTGCAACTCTCCCAGCAGCTCTCTGGTATCAATGCT gttttttatttcTCCACTGGTATATTTGAGAAAGCAGGGGTGTCTGAGCCGGTCTATGCCACCATTGGTGCTGGAGTTGTTAACACAGCATTCACAGTTGTGTCT CTGTTCATAGTGGAGCGAGCTGGTCGAAGATCATTACATCTCATAGGGCTGATGGGAATGGCTGTGTCTTCTGTTCTCATGACCATAGCTATGGCACTACTA GATCAAGTGCAATGGATGTCGTATGTCAGCATCGTAGCCATCTTCAGTTTTGTGGCATTTTTCGAGATCGGACCAGGCCCAATCCCATGGTTCATTGTGGCAGAACTCTTCAGTCAAGGTCCCCGGCCTTCTGCCATCGCTGTTGCTGGTTTCTCCAACTGGTTTGCTAACTTTTTGGTGGGAATGTGTTTCCAGTATGTTGAG GAACTGACAGGCCCGTACGTTTTCATCATCTTCACTATCTTCCTGCTGATATTCTTCGTCTTCACCTACTTCAAAGTTCCTGAGACTAAAGGCCGGACATTTGAAGAGATCTCTGCAAGCTTCCGCTCAGGGGCAGAGAAATATTCCCAAGATGATCTGAACACACTGGGGGCAGATTCCCAGTTCTGA
- the LOC113068391 gene encoding solute carrier family 2, facilitated glucose transporter member 1-like isoform X1 — MTTTDKTKLNQTTSLIRPRDDSKQQLTLQLLMAAGTAVIGSLQFGYNTGVINAPQKIIETFYNETWHKRYSEYMLSSTLTTLWSVSVAIFSVGGIFGSFSVGLFVNRFGRRNSMLIVNVLAFIAAALMGFSKLAESWELLIIGRFIVGLYSGLSTGFVPMYVGEIAPTSLRGALGTLHQLGIVIGILIAQIFGMKEIMGNPTMWPFLLGFTFIPALFQCALLPFCPESPRYLLINQNEEEKAKTVLKKLRGTDDVAADMQEMRDESMQMMREKKVTIPELFRSSLYRPPIFIAIMLQLSQQLSGINAVFYFSTGIFEKAGVSEPVYATIGAGVVNTAFTVVSLFIVERAGRRSLHLIGLMGMAVSSVLMTIAMALLDQVQWMSYVSIVAIFSFVAFFEIGPGPIPWFIVAELFSQGPRPSAIAVAGFSNWFANFLVGMCFQYVEELTGPYVFIIFTIFLLIFFVFTYFKVPETKGRTFEEISASFRSGAEKYSQDDLNTLGADSQF, encoded by the exons CAGTTGACTCTACAGCTGCTGATGGCTGCTGGGACTGCTGTGATCGGCTCCCTGCAGTTTGGCTACAACACAGGAGTCATCAATGCCCCTCAGAAG ATCATCGAGACTTTCTACAATGAGACGTGGCATAAGAGGTATTCAGAGTACATGCTGTCGAGCACACTAACTACACTCTGGTCTGTATCGGTGGCCATCTTCTCAGTAGGTGGCATTTTCGGCTCCTTCTCAGTTGGGCTGTTTGTAAACCGCTTTGGCAG GAGGAACTCAATGCTCATTGTTAATGTTCTGGCCTTCATAGCTGCTGCATTAATGGGCTTTTCCAAGCTGGCTGAATCCTGGGAGTTGCTTATTATTGGACGCTTCATAGTGGGCCTTTACTCTGGCCTGTCCACAGGCTTTGTACCAATGTATGTTGGAGAAATTGCCCCAACTTCATTACGTGGGGCACTGGGCACACTTCATCAGCTTGGCATTGTCATTGGCATCCTCATAGCACAG ATTTTTGGTATGAAAGAAATCATGGGAAACCCAACAATGTGGCCCTTCCTACTTGGCTTTACTTTCATCCCAGCCTTATTCCAGTGTGCCCTGCTCCCCTTCTGCCCTGAGAGCCCACGCTACCTCCTCATCAACCAGAACGAAGAGGAAAAAGCCAAGACTG TGCTGAAGAAGCTCCGTGGCACTGATGACGTGGCTGCAGACATGCAGGAGATGAGGGATGAGAGCATGCAGATGATGAGGGAGAAGAAGGTCACCATCCCTGAGCTGTTTCGCTCATCACTCTATCGCCCGCCCATCTTCATTGCCATCATGCTGCAACTCTCCCAGCAGCTCTCTGGTATCAATGCT gttttttatttcTCCACTGGTATATTTGAGAAAGCAGGGGTGTCTGAGCCGGTCTATGCCACCATTGGTGCTGGAGTTGTTAACACAGCATTCACAGTTGTGTCT CTGTTCATAGTGGAGCGAGCTGGTCGAAGATCATTACATCTCATAGGGCTGATGGGAATGGCTGTGTCTTCTGTTCTCATGACCATAGCTATGGCACTACTA GATCAAGTGCAATGGATGTCGTATGTCAGCATCGTAGCCATCTTCAGTTTTGTGGCATTTTTCGAGATCGGACCAGGCCCAATCCCATGGTTCATTGTGGCAGAACTCTTCAGTCAAGGTCCCCGGCCTTCTGCCATCGCTGTTGCTGGTTTCTCCAACTGGTTTGCTAACTTTTTGGTGGGAATGTGTTTCCAGTATGTTGAG GAACTGACAGGCCCGTACGTTTTCATCATCTTCACTATCTTCCTGCTGATATTCTTCGTCTTCACCTACTTCAAAGTTCCTGAGACTAAAGGCCGGACATTTGAAGAGATCTCTGCAAGCTTCCGCTCAGGGGCAGAGAAATATTCCCAAGATGATCTGAACACACTGGGGGCAGATTCCCAGTTCTGA